Below is a window of Pleurodeles waltl isolate 20211129_DDA chromosome 4_1, aPleWal1.hap1.20221129, whole genome shotgun sequence DNA.
CATTTCATTGTCTCTGACATTTCTTTCTATCTGCCGGTTTTTCACCGACCTTTTCCTTAATCCTCTTATAATGTTAAATTCCTTTCTGTGTTATCACTTCAACCTTAATGATAATGCTGCTTTTGAgattatgtgtgtgtgcgtgtgtatatatatatatatatatatatatatatacacacacacatacacagaaacagCTGTATTTTAATGTCGCAGTCAGGTGTCGACACGTTTCTGCCGTTTCTGTCATACACAAAGCTATTTTGCAGTCATCAATCCCGCGCGCCGCTTTTAATCAATATCCTGTCCATGTTTTCCAAAAACACACATAACCTCAAATAAACGGTTAGACAAGAGGTCATATAAACTTAAAGGGGTTTTCTGACTTACAATGCTATTCCTTCCGCCACATGCCTCACAACCAACTCCTAATGACGTACTGACAAACCTTCTACAGGGATACCGTTCTGGGACGCTCCCTGGTATCCTCAAACCGGGTAGTCTTTGCTGACAGTGCAAGTTTACCTACAGTTGTGCTAAAAAACCGCTGTGAATCTTGTGTTTTGCTGATCCGCTTATCCACATTTGGAAACATTCCTGAATATTATTACAAGGATTTTAACTTGGTGGGCTGGGAAAATTTGGAATGTTGGTTAAATATACCAACCTTGGGCATTTCAGGGCAGAATGTAGTATTTGCTGTTCCTACTATCTATTCATTTTAGGCACTTGTGATATATCATACATGTGCCTGCATACTGCGCTGTGTGCACTCTGGTGCTCATAACGTAAGTTGGTTTTCAAGGTACATATGCAAAAGTATGCAATGGCAAAAAGATGCTACCGTAGCCATCAACTTGTGTGCCCATTGTAACCCCGGAAGTTGAACCTCATGCCTAACTTCTTGGAGGTCATCTGTTGACAAGCACAGCAAACACCGATTACTTGCAGTCATTGTGACTTCTAAAGCAGCCCATTTACAGGAGTCTGGATCGCATCCGATTAACTGCAGGTAATACAGGCTGGAAGGGCAAGGAGAGCGTATTAAGCAGACTCCTGAGAGAAGACCTTTCTAAAATCAGGCGACATTGAAGAAACTGGCTAACGGGACAAATTAGAATGATTGTGTTACctaaacatttcaaacatgcacatttgagATGGAACCCTGCACTGGTTTTAGCGTGCATGGTCATTTTTCGCTGAGGACCTAGTCGCAGTCCTGCAATGAGTAGCACTTTAGAAAATGTAACTTGTCTCTGAGCAGAGTTTGAATATCAGCCTCTCACTGAAATCCTATAACCCTGCCTTTTACCCACTAAATGGTGCTTTTATTCCTAGAACTGGGGTGTATGAATACATCATCTGAGGCATATGAATTTCATTTGAAATGCACTTGATTTAGGATAGGGTGGAGGGTGAACGTATGCTTTTCAGGCAATCCACTATTCTAAAAAAATAAGGCTTTGGAACAACTGTACATTTTGAGAAATTTGGCACTCTCAagacatgcatttttaaatgtagatTTAGGTCATATCCTTAGATGTCTGATTTTggtcaaaccacaaaatgtgggaaTTTTGGAGAAAGCAACTTTTTAACTGCCATAAACTTCAACTGTCAGCAATGAACTattaaacttttattccatcaTAAAGGTACACTGAATAGTTTCCTTTTGACGACTCCTAGCGTCTGACTTCCTTCCCTCAGTTTAATTTGTTGCAGATCTCCAGAGCTTTTTTATACACCTGAGTCACATCATCCATATCTGTAAGAAGAGAAAAGCTGCTGTCCGCCAGCCGGTTCCGGTAGCGCTTCAGGTTCTGCGGACGGGTATATTTCTTCAGTCCTTCAAAGTCCTGCAGCTGTAGGATATTTTCAGCTGAGACACAGGTGCGGATTCGCTGCCTTGCAGGTCGGTTCCCTGGTAAATCGAGCACATCCGAGGAGTCGCTGGAGAGTAGACTGTCATCACTGGTGACAGTAGAAGGACGGCTGTAAGTACAAGAGAGCCCTTCTCCAGACATGGATCCATCttctgcagatttcagaacttgtTCAGATTGGCTGACCAGGTCCCCCTCAGTGCTGCAGGTGGTATACTTGCTGTTGTGTTTTAAGATGCCTTTTCGGCGGTAGGACAGGCTGTGGGAAAGAGTTCTAGGCGGGTCCGATGTTTTGGGGGATGTGTCGCTGCTTTCAGTTCCATCATTGTTGTCCAACAGTTCTGAAGACTCGCTCCGTTCCGGTGAAGAGTAGTACCCAGATTCTCTCTGTGGCGTCTTCTTTAGGATGCCCTTTTTCGGCATTGGAGAGGACTGCTTGGTGCCACCTTTTCCTGGTATTTTCAGTTCCACAGCACTGATTCCAGGCACCCCAGTTCGGCACAGGTCCTTATCAGTCTTGAAAGAAGAAGGCAATGCAGTATTAGGAACCACGCCTTCAATCAACCCCGTACTGTGTGACCTGTGCTCACTACTGCTTCGTTTCTTTAAGATGCTTTTTGGTCTCTTAGAGATGGATTTGGATAGATTTTCATCACCTTCACCTTGGAGAGTCTGTGCAATGTCATTTCCCTTCTTGGATTTCTTCAGAGATCTCTGTCGCTCCAGCGCTGCTTCAGAGGCAGGCGCTTTGGAAAGGCACTTACTTTTGATCTCAGTCTCCAACAAGCGACCAGAAGAACGATGGTGCCAGTCAATAAATCTGGCAAGGAGAGGGGACTCCGAGTCCTTTAAAATATCACAGTCACAGACACTGCTCTTGTAACTCCAGTTGACCCACCAATGATTGGCAATATCTTCGATGGTGGCTCGACGTTCGGGATTAACCATCAGCATCCATCTTATTAGGCCACGGgcatctgtaaaaaaatatataacgttGTGATATCACAAGATGCAAGAATTGCACAGAACTGAATACACAAACATACCACAAATGTTTGTAAGAAACCACAGTGTTTATAGTTTTTAGGTACATTAGTCAAAATAACTCTCTTGAAGGGAACAACTGGTTTATACAGCAGCATTGTTGACAAGTTCTATTAGGAGCATGTATGTAGCACCTTTTTCCAACagtacaacactaaggccctcattacaacattggcgggcagcggTAACCATTGTGcgaccgccaatgcagctgcactcctgcggtggccattacgagttcccagctgggccggcgggcggaaacctcgttttcgcccgccagcccagcggggatgtcggctgcaacacaagagccgactccaaatggagccggcggtgctgcggcggtgcgacgggtgcagttgcacccatcgtgcttttgcTCCATggagctgtggcagggggccccgcgactcccctttccgccagcattttcatggcagttcctaccgccatgaaaaggctggcgggagggggactcctaatcccctggggagcgctgccctgggggattacaatcgCCGGGACCAACGTGAGGTAAATCGACAGTCCCAGCGGTGCACCGTGGTCGGAATtagcaggattgcaccgccagcctgttggcggtgcaatcgtcagAACAGgcttggcggtctttgaccgccagggttgtaatgagggcctaaatttattTGTGGATTATTTTGTGTACGGCTAGCCTAAGGACTGTTCCCTTTTACCTTAAGATGCATCATAGGTTGTCCACAGTCAGCTTTATGCAGAGTTTTGTCTCGGTAGTACCACTAGCCAGCAACTTGGTGCACTTAAAGATACGGTACGTTTACGCTAACCTTATCAGAATGTCCCTTCGATGTATGCTGGTGTGCTACTGAGATGACATTTGAGAGAGACTTGACTGTGACACATTAGCCAGGGCCAGTTGTGCTAATTTTCTGCTAGATACTTAGGCAAACATCATGAATCAGAAAGTTTACTCAGACAGCGAACACCTACAATAGCTAAACAGAAACGGGACGTCATTAGGAGAGGGAATAAAAAGGGATGCAAAGGTTAAGTATGGACTTGTTTTTACTATTAGTTTCTTGAATGCGATTTTTGTCCTAGGCAGTAGAGATCTAAGCATCAAGGTCTATTCTCGACGTAGGTATTGGTATTAGGCTgatgcacaccaccaacatttcTTACTCTGTGCATTTATCATGCAGACAATACGTTCTCTTATAGGACTAGAACACTGAATTTGATGTCTAACATCTTTGCAGGaaacaaatccattttttttttaagtta
It encodes the following:
- the NUAK1 gene encoding NUAK family SNF1-like kinase 1, coding for MDADAGGAGAGQAPDERPGSEEKGREVVVMGGPSGSSSPEAATVSPEQRKQHGVKRHHHKHNLKHRYELQETLGKGTYGKVKRAIERFSGRVVAIKSIRKDKIRDEQDMVHIRREIEIMSSLSHPHIISIYEVFENKDKIVIIMEYASKGELYDYISERRRLTERETRHFFRQIVSAVHYCHKSGVVHRDLKLENILLDENCNIKIADFGLSNLYQKDKFLQTFCGSPLYASPEIVNGRPYRGPEVDSWALGVLLYTLVYGTMPFDGFDHKNLIRQISSGEYREPTQPSDARGLIRWMLMVNPERRATIEDIANHWWVNWSYKSSVCDCDILKDSESPLLARFIDWHHRSSGRLLETEIKSKCLSKAPASEAALERQRSLKKSKKGNDIAQTLQGEGDENLSKSISKRPKSILKKRSSSEHRSHSTGLIEGVVPNTALPSSFKTDKDLCRTGVPGISAVELKIPGKGGTKQSSPMPKKGILKKTPQRESGYYSSPERSESSELLDNNDGTESSDTSPKTSDPPRTLSHSLSYRRKGILKHNSKYTTCSTEGDLVSQSEQVLKSAEDGSMSGEGLSCTYSRPSTVTSDDSLLSSDSSDVLDLPGNRPARQRIRTCVSAENILQLQDFEGLKKYTRPQNLKRYRNRLADSSFSLLTDMDDVTQVYKKALEICNKLN